One Qiania dongpingensis genomic window carries:
- a CDS encoding leucine-rich repeat domain-containing protein encodes MKRRIAAGCAALMCMVMVLSLLGGLGPVQAEVPEESIQTAGDTDNESSVPESQKETAGTEETAVFKGESSENPQEGSSGESHETDSADSSETPMENGSRSDAAGSKEDLQETVDNIKVFSSQPDYSQMYTFSQGTITGFSDSYLNSLPEENGFRYTDIVIPAEINGQKVTKIGSSAFLGSTKRYEGIRVKRIDLSEAVNLVTIDSMAFYALGSIYSEMDSCSLVLNEGLTAIGGNAFNGQKTIKGNLYIPDSVTSIGSSAFSGCGFDGTLRLPENPSFKEVQGQVFERCHFTGSLKIPDNVTSIIGNFAFSENDFSDIVLNNGITKIGGSSFMGCGQITRVRIAGKTDSGAAVELPDVLSVLDSNVFKNCKKLSGWVKIPDGVTSVGSSVFTGTGIRTIYMPDSDTVAYTTNFLFDTTLNAAVFPTKALYDQYQPKMNSGSRQYCAYPLTVTFLDEEEQTLATREVLYKRPLNYHETANGWETDSGFQFPETAESMAGYDIGWSFTKGGKVVAANALVTGGTLYFSKSVSAPQITFEEVKTKEYDGKTEYIRCSASHPLAGEDGEYTFLYCTLKGNDSSFFYVSDEPFVYPVTNVGDSMRYVCYVQMYEKAHPEYRGKWNLSTWYEYFATWVDIRQTSPVYHPQFPDHVPVGTAVSQIPLKLTSGDTPGTVSWDVSDAVIKEGEQTLTWTYIPEDTENYISAGLTGEAKITGDVEYPIHIETEGRGTVDPDIDSCPVAGQLFTLTPEYGYKLESVSVNGMEMIQRVQQSDTGKVSYTLNIIPVGQTEMKVIFAPVKTEDLEDMAEALPDAVEDEQDIRDILNMKLHYEALDEQEKSSVSEDTVKKMADALLQIPSVEVQTNLPEAQGEILSKEQEAYLLSCMTAEEAEQLLDGAIGRFVVAMHVLPKDETESDVADSVAQVLGDYQIGAHYEIRIEKQIYENASSGEPDRTETISELGIPLRLVLTVPEELMPSEGTVRKFALIRTHDFGGKLVSQVLEDLDMEASTITVDSGYFSTYSVVYADSKKEEESTETEITTEPQETTESEESKEEGSGSSESTAAVNPTRPDGPSRPGSMGGKNGKGAAGTAGQNVKTGDQAPVLPAICGIIAAILASALLISHKKKTAHQKEM; translated from the coding sequence ATGAAACGAAGAATAGCGGCCGGCTGTGCTGCTCTAATGTGCATGGTCATGGTACTTTCTTTACTGGGAGGTCTTGGGCCGGTTCAGGCGGAGGTGCCGGAGGAGAGCATTCAGACAGCAGGGGATACGGACAATGAAAGCAGTGTCCCGGAATCACAGAAGGAAACGGCCGGGACTGAGGAAACAGCGGTCTTTAAAGGGGAGAGCAGCGAGAATCCTCAGGAGGGGAGCAGTGGGGAATCCCATGAGACGGATTCTGCAGATTCGTCAGAAACTCCGATGGAGAATGGATCAAGATCGGACGCAGCAGGGAGCAAGGAAGATCTGCAGGAGACGGTGGACAATATCAAGGTCTTTTCTTCTCAGCCGGATTACAGCCAGATGTATACGTTCTCCCAGGGCACGATCACCGGTTTTTCCGACAGCTATCTGAACAGCCTTCCGGAAGAAAATGGATTCCGGTATACGGACATCGTCATACCGGCTGAAATAAACGGGCAGAAGGTGACGAAGATCGGCAGCTCCGCTTTTTTGGGAAGCACGAAGAGGTACGAGGGAATACGGGTAAAAAGGATCGATCTGTCCGAGGCCGTCAATCTCGTGACCATAGACAGTATGGCGTTCTATGCCCTTGGCTCCATATACAGTGAAATGGACAGCTGTTCTCTGGTGCTGAATGAGGGGCTGACTGCCATCGGAGGCAACGCGTTTAATGGACAGAAGACAATTAAAGGAAACCTGTATATACCGGACAGCGTGACCAGCATTGGCTCCAGCGCGTTTTCCGGCTGTGGGTTTGACGGTACCCTGCGCCTTCCGGAGAATCCTTCCTTTAAGGAAGTACAGGGACAGGTATTTGAGAGATGCCATTTCACCGGGAGTCTGAAAATCCCGGACAATGTGACGTCTATCATTGGGAATTTTGCTTTCAGTGAAAATGATTTTTCCGATATTGTCCTGAATAACGGAATTACGAAAATAGGCGGCTCCTCATTCATGGGCTGCGGCCAGATCACAAGGGTTCGGATTGCCGGAAAAACAGATTCCGGCGCTGCGGTGGAGCTGCCGGACGTTTTATCCGTGCTGGACAGCAACGTGTTTAAAAATTGTAAAAAGCTGTCTGGATGGGTAAAGATACCGGATGGAGTCACCAGTGTGGGTTCCAGCGTTTTCACAGGGACAGGGATTCGTACGATTTATATGCCGGACAGCGATACGGTCGCTTATACCACTAATTTTCTTTTTGATACCACATTGAACGCTGCCGTATTTCCGACTAAGGCTTTATACGACCAGTATCAGCCCAAGATGAACAGCGGGTCCAGGCAGTATTGTGCGTATCCGCTGACGGTGACGTTTCTGGATGAAGAGGAACAGACTCTGGCGACCAGAGAGGTTCTGTATAAGCGTCCTCTCAATTACCATGAAACGGCCAACGGATGGGAGACGGATTCGGGTTTTCAGTTTCCCGAGACAGCAGAGAGCATGGCGGGCTATGATATCGGCTGGAGTTTTACAAAAGGGGGGAAGGTAGTTGCTGCCAATGCGCTTGTGACGGGCGGAACTCTCTATTTCTCCAAATCGGTATCTGCTCCGCAGATTACATTTGAAGAAGTGAAAACGAAAGAATATGACGGAAAGACCGAATACATCCGATGTTCGGCATCTCATCCCCTGGCGGGAGAGGACGGAGAATACACCTTTTTGTATTGTACTTTAAAAGGGAATGACAGTTCGTTTTTTTACGTCAGCGATGAGCCCTTTGTATATCCGGTCACTAATGTGGGGGATTCCATGAGATATGTCTGCTATGTGCAGATGTACGAAAAGGCTCACCCGGAGTACCGCGGCAAATGGAACTTGAGCACCTGGTATGAATATTTTGCGACATGGGTAGATATCCGACAGACCAGTCCCGTTTATCATCCTCAGTTTCCGGACCATGTGCCGGTGGGAACAGCTGTCTCACAGATTCCTCTTAAATTGACTTCCGGGGATACGCCGGGGACGGTCAGCTGGGACGTTTCGGACGCAGTTATAAAGGAGGGGGAGCAGACCTTAACCTGGACCTATATTCCGGAGGATACGGAAAACTATATCTCGGCCGGACTGACCGGGGAGGCGAAGATCACTGGCGATGTGGAATACCCCATACACATCGAGACAGAAGGAAGGGGAACCGTTGATCCTGACATAGACTCGTGTCCCGTGGCCGGTCAGCTCTTTACTTTAACGCCTGAATATGGATATAAGCTCGAATCCGTGTCAGTGAACGGCATGGAGATGATACAAAGGGTACAGCAGTCAGATACTGGGAAAGTCAGCTACACGCTGAACATTATCCCCGTGGGTCAGACTGAAATGAAGGTGATCTTCGCGCCGGTCAAGACGGAGGACCTGGAAGACATGGCCGAGGCCCTGCCGGACGCGGTGGAAGATGAACAGGATATCCGGGATATCCTGAATATGAAGCTGCATTATGAAGCTCTGGATGAACAGGAGAAAAGTTCTGTTTCAGAGGATACGGTCAAAAAAATGGCGGATGCTCTCCTGCAGATTCCTTCCGTAGAAGTACAGACCAATCTGCCGGAGGCACAGGGAGAGATTCTTTCAAAAGAGCAGGAGGCGTATCTGCTGAGCTGCATGACTGCGGAAGAGGCGGAACAGCTTCTGGACGGCGCCATAGGACGTTTTGTGGTCGCTATGCATGTGCTTCCGAAGGATGAAACAGAGTCGGATGTAGCCGATTCTGTGGCACAGGTCCTGGGAGATTACCAGATCGGGGCGCACTATGAGATAAGAATTGAAAAACAGATATATGAAAACGCTTCGTCGGGAGAGCCGGACCGGACTGAGACTATTTCAGAACTGGGCATACCGCTCCGCCTGGTTCTTACAGTACCGGAAGAGCTGATGCCATCTGAAGGCACAGTCCGGAAATTCGCTTTGATCCGAACCCATGATTTTGGCGGAAAGCTTGTTTCACAGGTTTTGGAGGATCTGGATATGGAAGCTTCAACTATAACAGTTGATTCCGGCTATTTCTCCACATACTCCGTAGTGTATGCCGATTCAAAGAAAGAAGAAGAATCTACGGAAACAGAGATAACTACGGAGCCGCAGGAAACCACGGAATCGGAAGAAAGCAAAGAAGAGGGAAGCGGCAGCTCCGAAAGTACGGCGGCTGTGAATCCGACGAGACCGGACGGTCCATCCAGGCCGGGGAGCATGGGAGGAAAAAATGGAAAAGGAGCTGCCGGCACGGCAGGTCAAAATGTGAAAACCGGGGATCAGGCTCCTGTCTTACCTGCCATATGTGGGATTATTGCGGCAATACTGGCGTCGGCCCTCCTGATCTCTCATAAGAAAAAAACAGCTCATCAGAAAGAAATGTAA
- a CDS encoding ZIP family metal transporter, with protein sequence MGVFGKLIIVTAFAGIGGTGLGGVIGALFRKESNRTVSLLLSFAGGVMTSVVCFDLITEAIGTGVSIFTVVAAIGAGVVLIFLLNYLIDRRTNPEVPHIDKNHPQTADDLDELIHSDHLEQHYKKKDSRFGLLIAGSVMAAAIALHNVPEGMTIGASYASTDGVMGNSALMLAVLIGIHNIPEGMAVSVPLIGGGMKRLKAVLITALSGAPTILGAMLGYWIGDVGPLGLSLSLGFASGAMLYVVFGEILPQAILMYRSKLPTFSTILGLLAGLLIIYL encoded by the coding sequence ATGGGAGTTTTTGGAAAATTAATTATTGTCACGGCCTTTGCCGGCATAGGAGGCACAGGGCTGGGAGGCGTGATCGGCGCGCTGTTCCGCAAAGAATCGAATCGTACGGTCAGTCTGCTCTTGAGTTTTGCGGGCGGAGTTATGACCAGCGTGGTGTGCTTTGATCTGATCACAGAAGCCATCGGTACTGGGGTGAGTATATTTACCGTGGTCGCGGCCATCGGAGCAGGTGTGGTTTTGATTTTTTTGCTGAATTATCTGATCGATCGGAGGACTAATCCGGAGGTGCCCCATATTGACAAGAATCACCCTCAGACGGCTGACGATCTGGACGAGCTGATCCACAGCGATCATTTGGAACAGCATTATAAGAAAAAGGACAGCAGATTTGGTCTTTTGATCGCCGGAAGTGTTATGGCGGCTGCGATTGCGCTGCATAATGTGCCGGAAGGGATGACGATCGGGGCTTCTTACGCCAGCACTGACGGAGTGATGGGAAATTCAGCTCTTATGCTGGCGGTTTTGATTGGCATTCATAATATTCCAGAGGGAATGGCCGTCTCCGTCCCTCTGATCGGCGGAGGGATGAAACGGCTGAAGGCAGTCCTGATCACAGCCCTTAGCGGCGCGCCGACGATTCTGGGGGCGATGCTCGGCTATTGGATTGGAGATGTGGGCCCCTTGGGGCTGTCCCTGAGTCTCGGGTTTGCCAGCGGGGCTATGCTCTATGTAGTTTTTGGAGAAATACTGCCGCAGGCAATTCTAATGTATCGGAGCAAGCTCCCCACATTTTCTACGATTTTGGGGCTGCTGGCAGGGCTGCTGATCATCTATTTGTGA
- a CDS encoding glutamate synthase-related protein: MAVYKCSICGYMFDEEKEGKAFSELKECPVCHQMKKFFDRVEQKEKIEEAPAETKEQSLEYPADFVREDDSIRYMKEIHQMAVSGASIIGAMGTQMKMPGWDDILIMGNQLNPMPLEEHAEIDTTTVIGPHAKKPLVIDNPVYISHMSFGALSKETKIALAKGSALAGTAMCSGEGGILPEEMEAAAKYIFEYVPNRYSVTPENLKNSDAIEIKIGQGTKPGMGGHLPGGKVTPEIAKIRNKPVGKDIISPSYFRDVTNKEELKELVAQLRMASEGRPIGIKIAAGHIEQDLEYCVYAEPDFITIDGRGGATGASPQIIRDATSVPTVYALYRARKYLDSINSDISLVITGGLRVSSDFAKALAMGADAVAIASAGLIAAACQQYRICGTGMCPVGVATQDPELRARFKVDAAARRVANFLNASLEELKTFARITGHEKLSGLSVKDLCTIDREISDYTNIPHA, translated from the coding sequence ATGGCGGTGTACAAATGTAGTATTTGCGGATACATGTTTGATGAGGAAAAAGAGGGAAAAGCCTTTTCGGAGCTCAAAGAATGTCCGGTCTGTCACCAGATGAAAAAATTTTTTGACAGAGTAGAACAGAAAGAGAAGATTGAGGAGGCGCCGGCAGAGACGAAGGAACAGAGCCTGGAATATCCGGCTGATTTTGTTCGGGAAGATGACAGCATCCGGTATATGAAGGAAATCCATCAGATGGCAGTGAGCGGAGCATCGATCATAGGAGCGATGGGTACTCAGATGAAAATGCCGGGCTGGGACGATATCTTGATAATGGGCAATCAGCTTAACCCGATGCCTCTGGAAGAGCATGCTGAGATTGATACAACCACAGTCATTGGGCCGCATGCCAAAAAGCCTCTGGTCATTGATAATCCGGTATACATTTCCCATATGTCCTTCGGAGCTCTTTCCAAAGAGACGAAGATTGCCCTGGCAAAGGGAAGCGCTTTGGCGGGGACCGCCATGTGCAGCGGAGAAGGCGGAATCCTGCCGGAGGAGATGGAAGCGGCTGCCAAATATATTTTTGAATATGTGCCGAACCGCTATAGTGTGACACCGGAAAATCTGAAGAACTCCGACGCGATTGAAATTAAGATCGGCCAGGGAACGAAACCGGGTATGGGAGGCCATCTGCCCGGCGGCAAGGTCACTCCGGAGATCGCAAAGATTCGGAATAAGCCTGTGGGAAAAGATATCATCAGCCCGTCTTATTTCCGGGACGTGACCAATAAAGAGGAGCTGAAGGAGCTGGTGGCCCAGCTCAGAATGGCTTCGGAGGGACGGCCTATTGGGATAAAGATTGCCGCCGGGCATATTGAACAGGATTTGGAATACTGTGTCTACGCGGAGCCGGACTTTATCACCATTGACGGCCGGGGAGGCGCGACGGGGGCCAGTCCTCAGATTATACGGGATGCGACGAGCGTACCAACTGTCTATGCTCTATACCGGGCAAGAAAATACTTGGATTCCATAAATTCCGATATTTCTCTGGTGATAACGGGAGGCCTGCGGGTATCCTCCGATTTTGCCAAAGCGCTCGCCATGGGAGCCGACGCAGTCGCGATAGCTTCAGCAGGACTGATCGCGGCGGCCTGCCAGCAGTACCGTATATGCGGTACGGGCATGTGTCCGGTCGGAGTAGCCACTCAAGATCCGGAGCTGAGAGCTCGTTTCAAAGTAGATGCCGCGGCGAGAAGAGTGGCTAATTTTCTGAACGCATCCCTGGAGGAGCTTAAGACCTTTGCGAGAATAACAGGGCATGAAAAGCTCAGCGGCCTTTCTGTAAAAGATTTGTGTACCATTGACCGGGAGATATCTGACTATACTAATATCCCCCACGCGTGA
- a CDS encoding alpha/beta hydrolase has translation MHKKKWLKRTLIILAVLLAAAYVVACNVLIDLALIPEKMEQAQAFEDLTEEGMEALVQTDDIQENRAEAISRTKKWLQSADTELLSVTTEDGYRLVAQAFYQERADHRWVLLLHGYTGWKEELYPIAYRYVQQGYQVLAPDMRCSGDSEGDFIGMGWTDRLDNQLWLDVILEKDPDAEIVLHGQSMGASCALMMGGEKLPANVKAIVSDSAYTDVYSIFKKQLKEWFHLPAFPLLDGANLMLKLRGGYDLKKASALNAVKECPLPILIIHGVEDAFVPVEMAQELYDAAAGDKELLLMEGAGHAQAPDKAPDEYYGTVFSFLERYGVR, from the coding sequence ATGCACAAAAAGAAATGGCTGAAACGAACTCTGATCATTTTGGCGGTTTTGCTGGCCGCAGCATATGTCGTCGCCTGTAATGTATTGATCGATCTCGCGCTGATACCGGAAAAAATGGAGCAGGCCCAGGCCTTTGAGGACCTGACGGAAGAGGGAATGGAAGCGCTGGTACAGACAGACGATATCCAGGAGAACCGGGCAGAGGCCATATCAAGGACCAAAAAATGGCTTCAGTCGGCGGATACGGAGCTTCTGTCGGTCACCACGGAAGACGGGTATCGTCTGGTGGCTCAGGCATTTTATCAGGAGAGGGCAGATCATCGATGGGTACTGCTCCTGCATGGATATACCGGGTGGAAGGAAGAGCTGTATCCAATTGCTTACCGGTATGTGCAGCAGGGATATCAGGTCTTGGCGCCGGATATGCGGTGCAGCGGTGACAGTGAAGGAGATTTTATTGGCATGGGCTGGACAGACCGGCTGGATAACCAGCTTTGGCTGGATGTCATCCTGGAAAAGGATCCGGACGCGGAAATTGTCCTTCATGGGCAGTCCATGGGCGCGTCCTGTGCTTTGATGATGGGCGGCGAAAAACTGCCCGCCAATGTAAAAGCGATCGTGTCGGACAGCGCTTATACAGACGTATACAGTATCTTTAAAAAACAGCTGAAAGAGTGGTTCCACCTTCCGGCATTTCCGTTGCTGGACGGGGCGAACCTCATGCTGAAGCTCAGGGGCGGTTACGATCTGAAAAAGGCTTCCGCCCTTAATGCGGTAAAAGAGTGTCCTCTCCCCATTCTTATCATCCATGGAGTGGAGGACGCATTTGTCCCGGTGGAGATGGCCCAGGAGTTGTATGACGCTGCGGCGGGTGACAAAGAGCTTCTGTTAATGGAAGGAGCCGGGCATGCTCAGGCGCCGGACAAAGCGCCCGATGAATACTATGGAACGGTCTTTTCTTTTTTGGAAAGATACGGAGTTAGGTAA
- a CDS encoding MGMT family protein translates to MDFYKRAAEVCRRIPRGTVATYGQIALLCGFPKNARQVGFALGRRLMGRDIPAHRVVNSKGYLSGAASFDTPDLQKLLLEEEGIRVNAERTVDLKRYGWNNSLEDALELRSFFDKHGI, encoded by the coding sequence ATGGACTTTTATAAAAGGGCCGCGGAAGTCTGCAGACGGATTCCCCGCGGGACGGTGGCTACATACGGACAGATCGCCCTGCTCTGCGGGTTTCCAAAGAACGCCAGACAGGTGGGGTTTGCGCTGGGACGGCGCCTTATGGGACGGGATATCCCGGCCCATCGGGTAGTGAACTCCAAAGGATATTTAAGCGGGGCGGCTTCCTTTGATACACCGGACCTGCAGAAGCTTTTGCTGGAAGAGGAAGGAATCCGAGTGAACGCGGAAAGGACTGTAGACCTTAAAAGATACGGGTGGAATAATTCTTTAGAAGATGCGCTGGAGCTTCGGAGCTTTTTTGACAAACATGGAATATAA
- a CDS encoding pyridoxamine 5'-phosphate oxidase family protein has protein sequence MIRKDREMPREFAESIVDKCEWAVMAMNDADGFPYCIPLTIARDGNFIYFHASKAIGKKAAALAADSRVCMTCVGDTKRASDKFTTEFESAVLTGTASEVKDEQEKTHALRLICERHTPANMGEFQRSMERSLNNTAVWKITIEEITGKRKKYDKDGAELKYGRMELE, from the coding sequence ATGATACGTAAAGACAGAGAAATGCCCCGCGAATTCGCAGAATCCATCGTTGATAAATGTGAATGGGCTGTTATGGCAATGAACGATGCGGACGGATTTCCCTACTGTATTCCCCTGACTATCGCCCGGGACGGAAATTTCATTTATTTTCATGCAAGCAAAGCTATTGGAAAAAAAGCCGCCGCCCTGGCAGCCGATTCCCGGGTATGTATGACCTGTGTGGGGGATACGAAGCGCGCTTCCGATAAATTCACCACAGAATTCGAATCGGCTGTCCTCACCGGCACTGCGTCCGAAGTCAAAGATGAACAGGAAAAAACACATGCCCTGCGGCTCATATGCGAACGCCATACTCCCGCCAATATGGGGGAATTTCAGCGGTCCATGGAGCGAAGCCTGAACAACACCGCAGTATGGAAAATAACCATTGAAGAAATAACCGGAAAGCGTAAAAAATATGACAAAGACGGGGCAGAGCTGAAATATGGGAGAATGGAATTAGAATGA
- a CDS encoding DNA-3-methyladenine glycosylase family protein: MIVKTLADFNLKQIAASGQCFRLEETAPGRFHLLASDQYLEILDMGGREDTPVGEPYRTYGFSCTEQDFEEFWSPYFDLSADYGAVKRLVPERDRYLRNAVSFGGGIRILRQDLWETMVTFLISQQNNIPRIRRCIRLLCKNYGNAVTDSSGQIHYGFPGPDKLASASEDELRNCNLGYRAKYIQKTAQDVSDGSFCLESVRHMDYPAAREALMSCYGIGAKVADCICLFALHHIEAFPIDTHIRQVLEREYPQGFPVSCYNGCAGILQQYIFYYELFHSGK, translated from the coding sequence ATGATTGTCAAAACGCTCGCTGATTTTAATCTGAAACAGATTGCGGCCTCCGGCCAGTGCTTCCGTCTGGAAGAAACTGCGCCGGGCCGCTTTCATCTGCTCGCATCTGACCAGTATCTGGAGATTCTTGATATGGGCGGCAGAGAAGATACCCCCGTTGGAGAGCCGTATCGGACTTATGGGTTTTCCTGCACGGAACAGGACTTTGAGGAGTTCTGGAGTCCCTACTTCGACCTTTCCGCCGACTATGGAGCCGTCAAACGTCTGGTGCCGGAACGGGACAGATATCTTCGGAATGCCGTGTCCTTCGGCGGCGGGATTCGGATCCTGCGCCAGGACCTCTGGGAAACCATGGTCACCTTCCTGATTTCCCAGCAGAACAATATTCCCCGAATCCGCCGGTGTATCCGCCTCCTGTGCAAGAACTACGGAAATGCGGTCACAGATTCCAGCGGCCAGATTCACTATGGATTTCCGGGGCCGGATAAACTCGCTTCCGCCTCAGAAGACGAACTCCGGAATTGCAACCTGGGATACCGTGCCAAATACATACAGAAAACAGCCCAGGATGTATCAGACGGAAGTTTCTGCCTGGAATCCGTCCGGCACATGGACTACCCTGCGGCCAGGGAAGCCCTGATGTCTTGCTACGGCATCGGGGCAAAGGTGGCCGACTGTATCTGTCTTTTTGCCCTGCACCATATTGAGGCCTTTCCCATAGATACTCATATACGTCAGGTCCTTGAGCGGGAATATCCCCAGGGCTTTCCTGTCTCCTGCTATAACGGCTGCGCCGGTATCCTGCAGCAGTATATTTTCTATTACGAATTATTCCATTCTGGAAAATGA